From Patescibacteria group bacterium, a single genomic window includes:
- a CDS encoding AI-2E family transporter: MDFSKIRSIIFFTVLAIVTIVFVYTIRPLFYPIFWAAVIASIFHPLYERIRKKIKSNNLSAGLILVIVFFIILIPLSIISSLLIKESIDIYGEIGSKTGQIQTSIQNAISAIQSNPLINKLNINESFWIQKISDVTGSLSSYIFTSLKNITENSVTFLIMFVIMLYTLFYFTRDGERILRRLMYLSPIGDKQEVVFYDKFTSTARASIKGTLILGIVQGVLGGLMFYIAGIKGALIWTLVMTAFSILIGSYFVWLPAGIIMLTMGAIWQGIFILAFGTLIVSTIDNLLRPILVGKDIQMHPLLIFISTLGGLVVFGLSGFIIGPIITAFLMTFWEIYENYYKADLEKNA; the protein is encoded by the coding sequence ATGGATTTCTCAAAAATCAGAAGTATAATTTTCTTCACCGTGCTGGCAATCGTCACTATTGTCTTCGTCTATACGATTCGGCCGCTGTTTTATCCCATTTTTTGGGCCGCAGTAATTGCCAGCATCTTTCATCCACTCTATGAGCGCATCAGAAAAAAAATTAAATCCAACAATCTAAGCGCGGGTTTAATTCTGGTAATCGTATTTTTTATCATTCTTATTCCACTAAGCATAATCAGCAGTTTATTAATAAAAGAATCAATTGATATTTACGGTGAAATCGGCAGTAAAACCGGACAAATACAAACAAGCATCCAAAATGCCATCAGTGCAATCCAAAGCAACCCGCTGATAAACAAATTAAATATAAATGAAAGTTTCTGGATTCAAAAAATTTCTGATGTAACCGGATCTTTGTCCAGCTATATCTTCACCAGCTTAAAAAACATAACCGAAAACTCCGTCACCTTCCTGATAATGTTTGTCATCATGCTTTATACTCTCTTTTATTTTACCCGCGACGGAGAAAGGATATTACGGCGACTGATGTATTTATCTCCAATTGGAGATAAACAAGAGGTTGTTTTCTATGACAAATTTACCTCCACGGCGCGCGCCAGCATAAAGGGAACTTTGATTTTAGGAATAGTCCAAGGGGTGCTTGGAGGCCTGATGTTTTATATCGCGGGAATTAAAGGCGCGCTTATCTGGACACTGGTAATGACCGCTTTTTCCATTCTAATCGGTTCATACTTTGTTTGGTTGCCGGCCGGCATCATAATGCTGACTATGGGCGCCATTTGGCAGGGTATTTTTATTCTTGCTTTTGGCACTTTAATCGTCAGTACGATAGACAATCTTCTGCGGCCAATACTGGTCGGCAAAGACATCCAGATGCATCCTCTGCTCATTTTTATTTCAACCCTTGGCGGGTTGGTGGTTTTTGGATTATCCGGATTTATTATCGGACCGATCATCACCGCTTTCCTAATGACCTTCTGGGAGATATATGAGAATTACTATAAAGCGGATCTGGAAAAAAATGCTTAA
- the efp gene encoding elongation factor P, with protein MAATSEIRKGVVIRHQSDLFVVVEFQHVNPGKGAAFVRVRMKSLGSGKVIEWTYKTSESVDIVQVQFQTMQYLYKSGDNFAFMDMASYEQIEMNGDLIGEEGKYLKEGIDVVVGLYEGRPVSIQIPKKIKYKVVEAPPAVKGDSAAGNVTKEITLDNGLKIQAPIFIKEGEEILVNTETGEYSARA; from the coding sequence ATGGCGGCAACATCCGAAATCAGAAAAGGAGTAGTCATTCGCCATCAGAGCGACTTGTTTGTGGTGGTTGAGTTTCAACACGTCAATCCGGGCAAGGGCGCGGCTTTTGTGCGCGTCCGGATGAAAAGTTTGGGCTCCGGGAAAGTGATTGAGTGGACTTATAAAACCAGTGAAAGCGTTGATATTGTGCAGGTGCAATTTCAAACCATGCAGTATTTATACAAAAGCGGAGACAATTTTGCCTTTATGGACATGGCGAGTTATGAGCAGATTGAAATGAACGGCGATTTGATCGGTGAGGAAGGCAAATATCTGAAAGAAGGCATTGATGTGGTGGTAGGACTCTATGAAGGCAGACCGGTGAGCATCCAGATTCCCAAGAAAATAAAATACAAGGTGGTGGAAGCGCCGCCGGCAGTCAAAGGCGACAGCGCCGCCGGCAATGTGACCAAAGAAATCACGCTTGATAATGGTTTAAAAATTCAGGCCCCGATATTTATAAAAGAAGGCGAAGAGATTTTGGTTAATACCGAAACCGGAGAATATTCGGCCCGCGCCTAA
- the epmA gene encoding EF-P lysine aminoacylase EpmA — MSNWQDLKDNPRLQNIYNTRIKIIRLIREFFWSKDFMETDTPLAVRFPGQEPYLNPMPITIHDQSGKEEKFYLHTSPEFSMKKLLASGYGKIFQITKTFRDYEEFGGLHNSEFTMIEWYRSPGTYFEIMDDTENLFKFVAQKLSAAQAEYNGRKVGLTGEWDRVTMKSIWQKYVNVNLDDYLEIESMRKLAAALGFNVSEDDAYEDLFFKIFLNKIEPNLGIDKPVFVYDYPAQMASLSRLCADDKRYAERFELYIGGVELANAFGELTDAEDQNSRLETDKEHRAKLGKEIWPVDPGFIGALRSGIRPAGGIALGVDRMVLLFTGARDINEVIFQSVSDQII, encoded by the coding sequence ATGTCAAACTGGCAGGATTTAAAAGACAATCCGCGACTGCAAAATATTTATAATACGCGAATTAAAATCATCAGATTAATCCGCGAATTTTTTTGGTCAAAGGACTTTATGGAAACCGATACGCCGCTCGCGGTTCGTTTCCCCGGACAGGAGCCGTATTTAAACCCCATGCCGATTACGATTCATGATCAGAGCGGCAAGGAAGAAAAATTTTATTTGCATACATCGCCGGAATTTTCAATGAAGAAACTGTTGGCTTCCGGTTACGGCAAAATTTTTCAGATAACCAAAACCTTCCGCGACTATGAAGAATTCGGCGGTTTGCACAACAGCGAATTCACCATGATTGAGTGGTACAGGTCGCCGGGGACTTATTTTGAGATCATGGATGATACTGAAAATTTGTTTAAATTTGTAGCGCAAAAATTGTCTGCCGCGCAAGCGGAATATAATGGCCGTAAAGTTGGTCTGACGGGCGAATGGGATAGGGTAACCATGAAAAGCATTTGGCAGAAATATGTCAATGTCAATCTGGATGATTATTTGGAAATTGAAAGTATGAGAAAATTGGCTGCCGCGCTCGGTTTTAATGTCAGCGAAGATGATGCCTATGAAGATTTATTTTTTAAGATTTTTTTAAATAAAATTGAACCGAATTTGGGAATTGATAAGCCGGTTTTTGTTTATGATTATCCGGCGCAAATGGCATCGCTCTCACGGCTCTGCGCGGACGATAAGCGCTACGCCGAAAGATTTGAATTATACATTGGCGGTGTGGAACTGGCCAACGCCTTTGGTGAACTCACTGATGCGGAAGATCAGAATTCGCGGCTGGAAACTGATAAAGAGCATAGAGCAAAATTGGGCAAAGAAATTTGGCCGGTTGACCCGGGTTTTATAGGCGCTTTAAGGTCGGGAATTCGTCCGGCAGGGGGTATTGCATTAGGCGTGGATCGTATGGTATTATTGTTTACCGGCGCACGGGATATAAATGAAGTGATTTTTCAAAGCGTAAGCGATCAAATAATTTAA
- the rpsR gene encoding 30S ribosomal protein S18 gives MQPNPRTVPNQRETAKQCYYCVNNKLVIDYKDVNTLRRFVSSYMKIAPRRRSGLCAKHQRQVANAIKRARQASLIPYAA, from the coding sequence ATGCAACCTAATCCAAGAACAGTTCCAAACCAAAGAGAGACAGCCAAGCAGTGCTATTACTGCGTGAATAATAAATTGGTGATTGATTATAAAGACGTAAACACCCTGCGACGTTTTGTTTCTTCTTATATGAAAATAGCGCCCCGCCGAAGAAGCGGTCTGTGCGCCAAGCACCAACGGCAGGTGGCCAATGCGATTAAGCGCGCCAGACAGGCCTCACTGATTCCCTACGCCGCCTAA
- a CDS encoding single-stranded DNA-binding protein has translation MDLNKAMLIGRLTRDPELRSTPNGKSVATLSLATNRFWVDANSQKQKGVEYHNIVVWSKLAEIANQYLKKGAKIYIEGRLQTREWTGQDGIKRYRTEIIGENLIMLDSRGAGAGGAPTGVAGEPSVEPIGDQSQGGPQEVIEEEVKVEDIPF, from the coding sequence ATGGATTTAAACAAGGCAATGTTAATCGGTCGGCTAACCCGCGATCCGGAGCTTCGCAGCACACCAAACGGTAAATCAGTGGCCACATTAAGCTTGGCCACCAACAGGTTCTGGGTAGATGCGAACAGTCAAAAACAAAAAGGTGTTGAATATCACAATATAGTTGTCTGGTCAAAATTGGCCGAAATCGCCAATCAGTATTTAAAGAAGGGCGCCAAGATATATATTGAAGGACGATTACAAACCCGGGAATGGACAGGCCAGGATGGCATCAAAAGATACAGAACAGAAATAATCGGGGAGAATTTAATTATGCTTGATTCCCGCGGAGCCGGCGCCGGAGGCGCGCCTACAGGAGTGGCCGGCGAACCCAGTGTTGAGCCGATTGGTGATCAAAGCCAAGGCGGCCCCCAAGAGGTAATTGAAGAAGAAGTAAAAGTTGAAGACATTCCATTTTAA
- the rpsF gene encoding 30S ribosomal protein S6 has product MKKYELLLTLPGTFDEKEAEQHVQEILDIIKAGAQDVEINNLGKIRLAYPIKQIRYGYFYTVVFNAESEVVKNIEEKLSLRTDVLRSMVSYFKTSLTATKKIMYSTNEVGVTTMKEMDERVGAGSAAESDKKVNLKDIDTKLNEILDEV; this is encoded by the coding sequence ATGAAGAAATACGAATTACTGTTAACTTTACCCGGCACGTTTGACGAAAAAGAAGCCGAACAACATGTGCAGGAGATTTTGGATATAATTAAAGCCGGCGCTCAAGACGTTGAAATCAACAATCTGGGCAAAATTCGCCTGGCTTATCCGATAAAGCAGATTCGCTACGGCTATTTTTATACCGTGGTCTTTAATGCCGAATCAGAGGTTGTTAAAAATATTGAAGAAAAATTATCACTGCGAACCGATGTTTTGCGCAGTATGGTGAGTTACTTCAAAACCAGCTTAACCGCCACCAAGAAAATTATGTATAGTACCAATGAGGTGGGGGTAACTACCATGAAGGAAATGGACGAACGCGTAGGAGCCGGTTCTGCAGCGGAATCCGACAAAAAAGTGAATTTAAAGGATATTGATACTAAATTGAACGAAATTTTAGATGAGGTGTAG
- a CDS encoding ATPase, T2SS/T4P/T4SS family, which produces MLPSTVLKDVIKKFSLAPASAIRSAQGKATQAHKNLEDILINEGIINEADLYEKAAQYLDIPFISLKGREIKKEILNLIPGPVAGTHQVVAFDKEKDGLKLAMTDPTDIQTIEFLHRKTGLEPKIYITPPGDLKEALHRYHAELEEDLRVIQDATGGGESGKDLKKAAEEVPTINIVNSILEHAVYEGASDIHIEPAEKEISVRYRIDGILKQIMTLPKNVQNGIIARVKILSNLKIDEHMIPQDGRFKIQIQDEKLAFRISIIPVYDGEKIVMRLLHEGAKPLSLDQLGFLEKQRTIIEAAIKKPHGMILVTGPTGSGKTTTLYSILGILNQPGVNILTIEDPIEYRLPGVNQSQINPKVGFTFASGLRAFLRQDPNIIMVGEIRDQETAEIAIHAAMTGHLVLSTLHTNDAPTTVPRLIDMGVPPFLVAYTTNIIMAQRLVRKICTYCKKEFTLDKASAVELGKVFDVKKMSTLFKDNITGKDAESSNDLEKIKFYTGAGCHRCGQSGFKGRVGIYEILEIDEELIKMINSHATAEEIKNYARDKGMITMLEDGLIKAKTGVTTISEILRVTKE; this is translated from the coding sequence ATGCTCCCATCCACCGTTTTAAAAGATGTCATAAAAAAATTCAGTTTGGCGCCTGCCTCCGCCATTCGTTCAGCCCAAGGCAAGGCCACCCAAGCGCACAAAAACCTTGAAGATATACTAATAAACGAGGGCATAATCAATGAAGCGGACCTCTATGAAAAAGCGGCGCAATATTTGGATATCCCGTTTATCAGCTTAAAAGGCCGGGAAATAAAAAAAGAAATCTTGAACCTTATCCCCGGTCCGGTTGCCGGCACGCACCAGGTGGTTGCTTTTGATAAAGAAAAAGACGGGCTAAAATTGGCCATGACCGACCCTACCGACATCCAAACCATAGAATTCTTGCATAGAAAAACCGGCCTGGAACCAAAAATATACATCACTCCTCCCGGCGATCTAAAAGAGGCCTTGCACCGATACCATGCCGAACTTGAAGAAGACCTGCGCGTGATCCAAGATGCTACCGGCGGCGGTGAAAGCGGTAAGGATTTAAAGAAAGCGGCCGAAGAAGTCCCTACCATAAACATCGTTAACAGTATTTTAGAACACGCCGTCTATGAAGGCGCGTCCGATATTCACATTGAACCGGCGGAAAAAGAAATCTCCGTCCGCTACCGGATAGACGGCATTTTAAAACAAATAATGACCCTGCCAAAAAATGTGCAAAACGGCATAATCGCCAGAGTCAAGATATTATCAAATCTAAAAATTGACGAGCACATGATCCCTCAAGACGGCCGGTTTAAGATTCAAATTCAGGATGAAAAACTGGCTTTCCGTATTTCCATAATTCCGGTTTATGACGGTGAAAAAATCGTCATGCGCTTGCTCCACGAAGGCGCAAAACCGCTAAGTTTAGACCAACTTGGCTTCCTGGAAAAACAAAGAACCATTATTGAGGCGGCCATTAAAAAGCCGCATGGCATGATTCTGGTTACCGGTCCAACCGGATCAGGTAAAACTACCACTCTATATTCAATCCTGGGCATCTTAAATCAACCGGGCGTTAATATTTTAACTATTGAAGACCCAATTGAGTATCGTCTCCCCGGAGTCAATCAAAGCCAGATCAATCCGAAAGTCGGTTTCACTTTTGCCTCCGGTCTGCGCGCCTTCCTGCGCCAAGACCCGAATATCATCATGGTCGGAGAAATCCGCGACCAGGAAACCGCTGAAATCGCCATCCACGCGGCCATGACCGGCCACCTGGTGCTTTCCACCTTGCACACCAATGACGCTCCAACCACCGTTCCCCGCCTCATTGATATGGGCGTGCCGCCATTTTTGGTCGCTTACACCACCAACATCATCATGGCCCAGCGCTTGGTGCGCAAGATCTGCACCTACTGCAAAAAAGAATTCACGCTGGACAAGGCCTCGGCCGTTGAATTGGGAAAAGTGTTTGATGTAAAAAAGATGTCAACTCTTTTTAAAGACAACATCACCGGCAAAGACGCGGAGTCCTCAAATGACTTGGAAAAAATCAAATTTTATACCGGCGCCGGCTGCCACCGTTGCGGCCAAAGCGGTTTTAAAGGACGCGTCGGCATTTATGAAATTTTAGAAATTGACGAAGAGCTGATAAAAATGATTAATTCACACGCCACCGCGGAAGAAATAAAAAATTACGCCAGAGATAAAGGTATGATTACCATGCTTGAAGACGGATTAATTAAGGCAAAAACAGGCGTCACCACCATCAGTGAAATACTGCGGGTAACCAAAGAATAA
- a CDS encoding type II secretion system F family protein, with protein MAGKIKKPKKLSPFEQKLNKWVSDHLSRVPIVDRILFISHMKTMVKAGLSLIDALKILSEEIGNKKLKTIISEIKDGVEKGKQLSEVLAQYPKVFPHIYVSMIEAGETAGKLEMALDQVSTQMKKNHELSSKIMGAMMYPAVIVAAMVGISIEVVFFILPKMMDMFKEFDAQLPLATRILIAFTDFTIKYGVWVLIGLVLFIILAIWLMKKPKIKRVIHAMNLKLPVAGPIIKKINLARFTLTLNSLLTSTIPIIDAVRICAEVLGNVIYRENLLYVSESLKKGETLSEILARFPKTFPPMVTEMIMVGERSGQTEDMLKELAEYYGNEVDTTMKNFTTIIEPVIILILGLAVAGIAVAVIMPMYSLAQNI; from the coding sequence ATGGCCGGAAAAATTAAAAAACCAAAAAAACTTTCCCCGTTTGAACAAAAATTGAATAAATGGGTCAGTGACCATCTTTCCAGAGTGCCAATCGTGGATAGAATTTTGTTTATCAGCCACATGAAAACCATGGTTAAAGCCGGGCTATCTCTAATTGACGCTTTAAAAATCTTAAGTGAAGAAATAGGCAACAAAAAATTAAAAACGATTATCAGTGAAATCAAAGACGGGGTTGAAAAAGGCAAGCAACTAAGCGAGGTTTTGGCACAGTATCCAAAAGTTTTTCCGCATATTTATGTCAGTATGATAGAAGCCGGAGAAACCGCCGGCAAACTGGAAATGGCTTTAGACCAGGTGTCAACACAGATGAAAAAAAACCATGAATTGTCTTCAAAAATTATGGGAGCCATGATGTACCCGGCCGTAATTGTCGCGGCTATGGTTGGCATCAGTATTGAGGTGGTATTTTTTATTCTGCCGAAAATGATGGACATGTTTAAAGAATTTGACGCGCAGCTGCCGCTCGCAACCAGAATCTTAATCGCCTTTACCGACTTTACCATAAAATATGGCGTCTGGGTGCTGATAGGCCTGGTGCTTTTTATAATCCTTGCCATCTGGTTAATGAAAAAACCAAAAATTAAAAGGGTTATTCATGCCATGAATTTAAAACTTCCGGTCGCCGGCCCGATTATCAAAAAAATAAATTTGGCGCGTTTTACCTTAACTTTAAATTCTTTGCTGACCAGCACAATTCCAATTATTGACGCGGTGCGCATCTGCGCCGAAGTGCTTGGCAATGTAATTTACAGAGAAAATCTTTTGTATGTTTCCGAATCCCTGAAAAAAGGCGAAACCTTATCTGAAATTCTGGCGCGATTTCCCAAAACCTTTCCGCCAATGGTCACAGAAATGATTATGGTCGGCGAACGGTCCGGCCAAACCGAAGATATGCTTAAAGAACTGGCCGAATACTATGGAAACGAAGTTGACACAACCATGAAAAATTTCACCACTATAATTGAACCGGTGATCATCCTGATTCTCGGCTTGGCTGTGGCTGGAATTGCTGTGGCGGTTATCATGCCAATGTATTCATTGGCCCAAAATATTTAA
- the pilM gene encoding pilus assembly protein PilM: MLLRNPFAGAFGINIGDLSIKLVQILPCPFYKRCGYVLKEIRSASIPPGLIVDGEIQQPEPVRQKLLFLLGRGDHKYKPIKSTWVVASLPETKTFLKLIEVEIDGTDLSSVDIAYQAKKHLPFELEETYLDWQIVNTDTKENTAQILIGAVPKVIADSYTFLLESAGLNPIALEIEAISIARSMITEDKDYTGEARALLDLGGTRSSLLIYDNKSIQFSTTLKFSGELVTSAVELGLKLERHQAEVLKINNGLAFDQKNPKYLPIVSKLAENLIEEIKTNFLFYKEHFKNPNKINHITMCGGMSNWKGIDNLVSRKLKIATHPGHPWKNLFNRGLYSFDQEKSLGFASSIGLALKAAKNPFEDGTKTIR, from the coding sequence ATGTTGCTCCGTAACCCCTTCGCCGGTGCCTTTGGAATAAATATCGGAGATCTGTCCATAAAACTGGTCCAAATTTTGCCTTGCCCGTTTTATAAAAGATGCGGGTATGTTTTAAAAGAAATCCGTTCCGCCAGCATCCCCCCGGGGCTGATTGTTGACGGTGAGATTCAACAACCCGAACCGGTCCGACAAAAATTGTTGTTTCTGCTCGGCCGTGGCGACCATAAATATAAACCCATAAAATCAACCTGGGTGGTGGCCAGTTTGCCCGAAACAAAAACCTTTTTAAAGCTGATTGAAGTTGAAATTGACGGCACTGATTTATCTTCGGTGGATATTGCCTATCAAGCCAAAAAGCATCTGCCTTTTGAGTTGGAAGAAACCTACTTGGATTGGCAAATAGTTAATACCGATACAAAAGAAAATACGGCTCAAATTTTAATTGGAGCCGTGCCAAAAGTGATTGCCGATTCCTACACGTTCCTGCTTGAAAGTGCGGGCCTTAATCCGATTGCTTTAGAAATAGAAGCCATTTCCATAGCCCGATCAATGATTACGGAAGATAAAGATTATACCGGTGAAGCCAGAGCGCTTTTAGATCTTGGCGGCACCAGATCAAGTTTGCTTATATACGACAACAAAAGCATACAATTTTCAACGACCTTAAAATTTTCAGGCGAACTGGTAACTTCAGCCGTAGAATTGGGCTTAAAACTTGAACGCCATCAAGCCGAGGTGTTAAAGATTAATAACGGCCTGGCTTTTGACCAAAAAAATCCAAAATATCTGCCGATTGTTTCTAAGTTGGCTGAAAATTTAATAGAAGAAATCAAAACAAATTTTCTTTTTTATAAAGAACATTTCAAAAATCCGAATAAAATCAACCATATTACCATGTGCGGCGGGATGAGCAATTGGAAAGGAATAGATAACCTGGTCTCGCGAAAATTAAAAATAGCGACTCACCCTGGCCACCCTTGGAAAAACCTGTTCAACCGGGGGTTATACAGTTTTGATCAGGAAAAAAGCTTGGGCTTCGCCTCTTCCATAGGCCTGGCCCTAAAAGCGGCTAAAAATCCATTTGAAGACGGAACCAAAACCATAAGATAA
- a CDS encoding DNA methyltransferase, translating to MPAHQYQPVQPAQSANKSRDCAYWFVLGRESLIAAAELHAVLNLSEYKFAPPILQAVLNKFDAKKLITEFGGTIKIAEEIGGGLSEEQMADLIARELETVEGKINFGLSFYSQGEKSEQMSWVKKFGLNIKKKLKAEGYSVRYVENREPVLSSVTVDKNGLTERGREFLITTGTSGARQFTVAKTLAVQPFEEFSFRDFGRPGRDDLSGMLPPKLAMMMINLAQCPKDGVLLDPFCGSGTILTEAMLLEYENLIGADNSEKAISDTQKNIEWIKDKFEVGASKVEIFQNDIKNLSKKVKGGVSAIVTEPFLGNPLKGYETQSQLVVQMAELKELYLASFKEFYKILKPGGVVVFIIPCFRYKNEWLKINCENEIKKIGFATEKLFENHTSLLYARPDQKIGREIWRFRR from the coding sequence ATGCCGGCTCATCAATACCAACCAGTTCAACCAGCACAATCAGCCAATAAGAGTCGTGACTGCGCGTACTGGTTTGTTTTGGGGCGCGAATCACTTATCGCCGCGGCAGAACTGCACGCGGTTTTAAATTTGAGCGAGTACAAATTCGCACCGCCGATTTTACAAGCTGTTTTAAACAAATTTGACGCCAAAAAACTGATTACAGAATTCGGCGGCACTATTAAAATTGCCGAAGAAATCGGCGGCGGCTTAAGTGAAGAACAAATGGCCGATCTGATAGCGCGCGAGCTTGAAACAGTTGAAGGAAAAATCAATTTCGGTTTGAGTTTTTATTCGCAAGGTGAAAAATCAGAGCAGATGTCTTGGGTGAAAAAATTTGGCTTAAATATAAAGAAAAAATTGAAAGCCGAGGGGTATTCAGTCCGGTATGTTGAGAACCGCGAACCGGTTTTGTCTTCGGTCACGGTTGATAAAAATGGGCTGACTGAACGCGGACGGGAATTTTTAATTACAACTGGAACATCTGGCGCACGGCAATTCACAGTAGCCAAAACTTTGGCTGTTCAGCCATTTGAAGAATTCAGTTTCCGCGACTTTGGCCGGCCCGGACGAGACGACTTAAGCGGTATGCTGCCGCCAAAGCTGGCCATGATGATGATAAATTTAGCCCAGTGCCCGAAAGACGGGGTTTTGCTGGATCCTTTCTGCGGATCAGGCACAATTTTAACCGAGGCGATGTTGTTGGAGTATGAAAATTTGATTGGCGCGGACAATTCCGAAAAAGCGATCAGCGACACGCAAAAAAATATAGAATGGATTAAAGATAAATTTGAAGTCGGGGCCAGTAAGGTGGAGATTTTTCAAAATGATATAAAAAATCTATCAAAAAAAGTTAAGGGCGGTGTAAGCGCGATTGTAACTGAACCTTTTTTAGGCAACCCGCTCAAAGGTTATGAAACCCAAAGCCAGCTTGTCGTGCAAATGGCCGAACTGAAAGAATTATATCTGGCTTCATTTAAAGAATTTTATAAAATCTTAAAGCCGGGCGGGGTTGTTGTGTTTATTATCCCCTGTTTCAGATATAAAAACGAATGGCTGAAAATAAACTGCGAAAATGAAATAAAAAAAATCGGTTTTGCAACCGAAAAACTTTTTGAAAATCACACTTCATTATTATACGCCCGCCCGGACCAAAAAATTGGCCGGGAAATCTGGAGATTCAGGCGCTGA
- the ychF gene encoding redox-regulated ATPase YchF, whose amino-acid sequence MSLSVGIVGLPNVGKSTLFNALTRSKQADAQNYPFCTIDPNVGVVEVPDFRLAQLAKVSDSKKIIPTVIEFVDIAGLVKGASEGEGLGNKFLSHIREVDAIVQVVRAFSDSNVIHVNNKVDPKEDADVINLELALADLQTVSKKLDNLKRSAKGAAAKDFVKQIELFERVNAQLEAGKPARDLEYNEDETVWMKETQLLTMKPMLYVINSDEKPGTAPALDQKGTAQIQISAKLEAELAELSDEDARGYLKELGMTETGLDKLITASYKLLDLVTFLTSGEPETRAWTIKKGAKAPQAAGVIHTDFIKGFVKADVVNWKDFIEFGGWSKIKETGKVRLEGKDYVVKDGDVCYFHISA is encoded by the coding sequence ATGTCTCTCTCCGTCGGCATCGTCGGCCTGCCCAATGTGGGAAAATCCACTTTGTTTAACGCGCTCACGCGCTCAAAGCAGGCAGACGCGCAAAATTATCCGTTTTGCACCATAGACCCAAATGTGGGTGTGGTTGAGGTGCCTGATTTTCGGCTGGCACAGTTGGCCAAGGTTTCAGATTCAAAAAAAATCATCCCCACCGTGATTGAGTTCGTGGATATTGCCGGGTTGGTGAAGGGCGCGTCCGAAGGGGAGGGCTTGGGTAATAAGTTTTTGTCACATATCCGCGAAGTGGATGCGATTGTGCAGGTGGTGCGGGCGTTTTCTGATAGCAATGTAATTCATGTGAATAATAAAGTGGATCCGAAAGAAGACGCGGATGTTATAAATTTAGAATTGGCCCTGGCAGATTTACAAACCGTTTCCAAAAAATTGGATAATTTAAAAAGATCAGCCAAAGGCGCGGCGGCTAAGGATTTTGTTAAACAGATTGAACTGTTTGAAAGGGTTAACGCACAACTGGAAGCCGGTAAACCGGCGCGGGATTTGGAATATAATGAAGACGAGACCGTTTGGATGAAAGAAACCCAGCTTCTGACAATGAAACCGATGCTGTATGTAATAAATTCGGACGAAAAGCCCGGCACAGCGCCGGCATTAGATCAAAAAGGTACGGCCCAAATTCAGATCAGCGCTAAATTAGAAGCCGAGCTGGCCGAATTAAGTGACGAAGACGCCAGAGGGTATTTGAAAGAATTAGGCATGACTGAAACCGGTTTAGACAAGCTGATTACTGCCAGCTATAAACTGTTGGATTTGGTGACATTTTTGACTTCAGGCGAGCCGGAAACTCGTGCCTGGACAATAAAGAAGGGGGCTAAGGCCCCGCAGGCCGCCGGTGTGATTCATACTGATTTTATTAAGGGCTTTGTCAAAGCTGATGTGGTGAACTGGAAGGATTTTATTGAGTTTGGCGGCTGGAGCAAAATAAAAGAAACCGGGAAGGTGCGTTTAGAAGGCAAAGATTATGTGGTGAAAGACGGAGACGTTTGCTATTTTCACATCAGCGCCTGA